GCACACAATAAAAATGATGATGCCCCCATATTATACTGAGGtgaagtacattcatctctatcCCTAGTATAGTGTTATACATGTGTACTATTACTGCTAATGATAACTTTCTTTATAAAGAACTCTGGGTAACTCTGGAGAGGCTGACGACTGGGTTTAAGAATTCCCTAAAATGGTGGCTGAGGTATTTTAACGCCCATCCCTACTGACGATGGGAGGAGAGGCACTTCCTGTTGTGAGAGGGCTGATGGGAGTGGGTGGGACTCCTGACCCCCTCTCCCGAGCAGGAAGCTTCCCCCCCACCCGAAAGGAAACATCTGTAGCTTATTTTGAAACCCATGCACACagtgaatcacacacacacttaagtaCAATCATAGTGaaccgctcacacacacagaactaAATAGCGAtggtgtcatgtgactcgttgttgttgttgagaaaaTGAGGCTGTTTGGGGGAATCTTCTGTCTTAGCAAGGGTTGCAAAATTCAGGGAACTTTCAAAAAAATAAATCTGGTTTTCCAGAAGTCCTGGATGGAGGACTACAGATTtactgcttattccctcctggaTCCGGGATCCTACAATCGGGATTTCgggaaaccagggaatttattgaaggTTCCCGGAATTTTGCAATCCTAGTCATAGCTCAAACTTCTAACTCAGACTGTCAACATTCACTATCCCTCCTTTTTTTACCAGTTAGAGTGGAGCCCTTTCCCTCTCGGCTCAGCACGAACAAGCAAATACTAAACTGTCCTCCCCTAACCCTTTGTCACCCATCCCACAACTTTCCTctgtatccctccctctctcctccttaacTCCCATCAGTCTTCACTCCAGGTGGTGTCACTCTTACTttcatttctcctctctcttctcttttagagagtgtgtgtgtgtgtgtcacctggaACAGGGGTCCATGGCCCTGCAGGCGAGCGGGGCTCAGGGATCCTCCGGGACTCAGACTGCTCCAGAAATGGATACTGGACAGCAAGGGACTGGGGGTGAGGATGAGACCTGAGGGAGTCTAGAGGTGGAGAACAAAGAGTTTATGGAAAGAGTGAGAGATGTCAATTTGTTCAATGTCCTGTTGGTGTTTTTATTGGTGATCTGTAAAATGATCTAGCCGAGTAtgaacacacacagcacagaggtTTAATTTCTCCCTGTGGTTATTCAGTCCTGCTGTGCTGGCACTGTTTGTTTTAGTAAAACACTGGAACTACGAGGGGAGAGAGGGCTTCATACCCTGCTTTGGGGGGGACATAGGGGGAGACGGGGGGAGTGAATTCAAGGCTGACTTGGGGAACTCGAGGTCACAGAACTTGGAAAACTAGGCTTGAGCTGAGAAGCTACATATGACATCAATTTctccctatcgctctctctccctgacttAAACACAACCCCCCTTCATTTCTCTGTTTATGTGGGTAAGGAATGATGTGTGTTGTGGCCCAATAAAGAGGAGTTCTagattctctctccctctctctgtatccgTGGTATTAAAACAGCCCTTACCTTACAACACGATTCAAGAGATTTAGGAACATATGGCTTCACTTAGACCTCCCCACCCTCCCTTCTCTCCaacttacctctctctctccctccttccctctctcctccttactAGTCTCGCTCCCCACCCTATCCCTCTTTTCCGCTTACCTCTTTCACTCATTCCCTCAtttcctctctccgtctctcctcaataactctcttacctctctccctGCCCGTTTCATGGTAAGGAAAGGACAGACAGTTCCAGATAAGTCATGTATTTTCCCCCAATGTCATGACACACATAAatcagcacgcacacacacagagggtgagggtggagctcagtgtATGCGTTTATGTTCAGGGCTAACCTGGGAAAAGATTGTGAGGGTGGTGCTGACCTGTGCAGTGAAGAAGGCTGGTGTTAGGGACCCAGAGGGCAGCGCAGGACTGTTGAGGGCGATAGATCCGATGTCATTGGCTGTCAGGAGCAGGGAGGGTGCGGATATCTCCAGGCCTTTTGGCTTCCTGGTTTTTGGCGGGACGCTATTGGCTAAGCCCCTCTTCTTTGGCGTGGGTGTGACCTGGCCACGGTCTCTGTGACCAGACGATAGGTTAAGGGGTTGAGCACTCTGCTCTGATTCATCAGTCTCAGGGGCGGGGCTCCGTGCCCTCCAGAGTGCGTGGGTGGGGCTGTGTGATGGGGAGGAGGAGCAGGACGAGGAGTAGGCTAGCCTTGGGGAAGGTTTGGACGAATAATAGCCCTCGTTTGAGGAAGGGGGCGGGGATGAAGGCAGCGACACCATCGGCAGTGCCCCGCCCTTATGGCTGCGGTTCTGAACAAAGCGAATCACCGTGCCACTGTTGTCATGGTGATCATGTCGAGGCTCCACCTTGATTGGCCGGAGCAGATCAGGGGGGCGGAGGAGGTCCTGGGGATGCTGGAGGGAGCTGACGGTAAAGGAGGAGTAGAGGCCTGAGTGGAGGTACTCGTTCCTCCCTGGGGGGCCGCCCCTCAtcccctcctcatccccctccccctctgacAGGGCCCCACCAGTCTCATCACCCCCCCTCACACCCATCTCCACCGCCGCGGGGTCCATCTTCAGGATCTCCGGAAAGGACACAAATTTGTACACAAACTTCTGACCAATCACCTTCTTGATGATGttctggaggaggaagagggaaggaggagtTTAAGCATCATATGTTATACAGTAATAACAGtgtaatgttaacatgcatgccATGATGTTATATGGTGGTTTGACCTGTAGAATTGGTACAGACATGTTCATGCTGTGTTGAGGTATTTGGTATTTATGAGGATCCCCATTTAGCCGCTGcaaaagcatcagctactcttcctgaggtccacatgaaacatgacataatacatagtACAGGACATTATTAGTCGAGGACTAAAATACATATCAGTACATAAACACAATATCTAGGTCTAATACATAACACAGTGCaaattacaatacaatatatTTAAAATGGCTGTGTCTTGTCATAGTCCCCTTTGTGCAGTAAGGTGTCAtttatcttctttttttttactggGTTTAGTGCTAGtttgagttacctggggtggcagagttccatctagtcatggctctatctaatactgtgtgtttcccagcctctgttctggacctggggactgtgaagacacctctggttgcatgtcttgtgttgtacTTATGAGTGTCtgaactgtgtgccaactgcttgaacagatAGTTCGGTACCTTCAACATATCAATACCTCGCACAAAGACCAAtggtgatgcagtcaatctctcctcaacttcccctctgtgtacatccaagtgCGATACATGCTGCCTtgttctggaccaactgcaattGACCTATGTCCTCCTTTGCTGCCCATGACCACActgctgggcagtagtccaggggCGACAAAGCTGGGCACTAGGACCTGTCTGGTTGACTGAAGTCAGAGCAACGCCCtatcatggacagacctcttcccattttagcaaccattgagtctatatgttttgaccatgacagcttgctatctagggttacacccagcagtttagtctctTCAACTTGCTCAATTGCCACATTACTCAATAATAGATCTAAATTAGGTTTAGCACTGAGCAagtgatttgtcccaaaaatTATGCTTTTTGGTTTTGAGATATTTAGCAACAGCTTATTGCTAGTTACCCTTTCtataactgactggagctctatgttaagtgtcTCAGTTATTTGACTGTTGTAGCCGACGTGTATGCTGTTCAGTCGTCAGTGTACATACACACAGGCATTAGTCAAGGTCGTCGGAAGGTCATTTGTAAAAATAGAAAACAATAATGGCCTTAGCCGGCTGCCCTGTGGTATACCACAATCAACTGAATTTGCAtgagagaggcttccattaacaaaaaccctctgtgttctattagataggtaACGCTCAATCCATAATAAGGCAGAGGATGCAAATAACACCTACATTTTTTCAGCAATAGGTTATGATCAATGACAttaaaagctgcactgaagtctaacaaagcAGCTCCCCCAATCTTCTTACTATCGATTACTTTCAGCCAaccatcagtcatttgtgtcaatgTTGAGTGCCCATCActgtaagcatgctgaaagtcttttCTGTAAAATAACTTTATTTGATCAAATGTTTTTCCAAAAATTTGCTAAGCACTTGTAACATGTTTGAACCATTAAAGGGTGTCCTGCTATTCCTGGGTAGCAGAATGACATTTGCCTCCCTCCATGTCTGAGGGCACACAGTCttctaggcttaaattga
This DNA window, taken from Salvelinus namaycush isolate Seneca chromosome 38, SaNama_1.0, whole genome shotgun sequence, encodes the following:
- the LOC120031902 gene encoding ETS domain-containing protein Elk-3-like isoform X2 gives rise to the protein MESAITLWQFLLQLLLDQSHKHLICWTSNDGEFKLLKSEEVAKLWGLRKNKTNMNYDKLSRALRYYYDKNIIKKVIGQKFVYKFVSFPEILKMDPAAVEMGVRGGDETGGALSEGEGDEEGMRGGPPGRNEYLHSGLYSSFTVSSLQHPQDLLRPPDLLRPIKVEPRHDHHDNSGTVIRFVQNRSHKGGALPMVSLPSSPPPSSNEGYYSSKPSPRLAYSSSCSSSPSHSPTHALWRARSPAPETDESEQSAQPLNLSSGHRDRGQVTPTPKKRGLANSVPPKTRKPKGLEISAPSLLLTANDIGSIALNSPALPSGSLTPAFFTAQTPSGLILTPSPLLSSIHFWSSLSPGGSLSPARLQGHGPLFQFPTLLNGPIPVPLSSLDTSSPRLLSHSPHKS
- the LOC120031902 gene encoding ETS domain-containing protein Elk-3-like isoform X1, with the protein product MESAITLWQFLLQLLLDQSHKHLICWTSNDGEFKLLKSEEVAKLWGLRKNKTNMNYDKLSRALRYYYDKNIIKKVIGQKFVYKFVSFPEILKMDPAAVEMGVRGGDETGGALSEGEGDEEGMRGGPPGRNEYLHSGLYSSFTVSSLQHPQDLLRPPDLLRPIKVEPRHDHHDNSGTVIRFVQNRSHKGGALPMVSLPSSPPPSSNEGYYSSKPSPRLAYSSSCSSSPSHSPTHALWRARSPAPETDESEQSAQPLNLSSGHRDRGQVTPTPKKRGLANSVPPKTRKPKGLEISAPSLLLTANDIGSIALNSPALPSGSLTPAFFTAQTPSGLILTPSPLLSSIHFWSSLSPGGSLSPARLQGHGPLFQVTHTHTLSKREERGEMKFPTLLNGPIPVPLSSLDTSSPRLLSHSPHKS